In one window of Mesotoga infera DNA:
- a CDS encoding ribosome maturation factor RimP yields the protein MVVLFVEDLKRELLELANEVASNLGYSIYDLGLSRRGKKRLVKITIDKLDGYVSISDCELFSAEFGKALDSADLVPFSYDLVVESPGLERALRSLKDYARFVGEKAKVILQEPVDGVSVVIGKIISCEGDVITVENSENGKEIAFNFSDVRRANLKL from the coding sequence ATGGTGGTGTTGTTTGTGGAGGACCTGAAGAGAGAGTTGCTTGAACTGGCAAACGAAGTCGCAAGTAACCTTGGCTATTCGATCTATGATCTCGGACTTTCGAGAAGGGGAAAGAAAAGACTGGTGAAAATCACGATCGATAAGCTAGATGGGTACGTATCTATTAGCGACTGCGAACTGTTTTCAGCCGAGTTTGGTAAGGCGCTTGATTCAGCGGACCTCGTGCCATTTTCATATGATCTGGTTGTAGAGTCACCCGGGCTGGAACGCGCTCTTAGAAGCCTCAAAGATTATGCTAGATTCGTAGGCGAGAAGGCGAAAGTAATTCTCCAGGAACCCGTTGATGGGGTTTCAGTCGTGATTGGGAAGATTATCTCGTGCGAAGGCGACGTTATCACTGTTGAGAATTCAGAAAACGGAAAAGAGATAGCATTCAACTTTTCAGACGTAAGACGAGCCAATCTAAAATTATGA